The nucleotide sequence ACCGTCATTGCGCTGGCTTGTGCTGTCGCGTTGCTTGCGCGGGCTGACGACCTTAGGTCGGCTGCATGGTTGGGGTGGGCGACTGGCTGCGGTTACTTCGGTGTCGCGCTGCATTGGATTATCGAGCCCTTCCTCGTCGATGTCGCTCGCCACGGCTGGATGGCGCCCTTCGCCTTGGTATTCATGTCCGGTGGTCTTGCGCTGTTCTGGGCAGGTGCGTTTGCGACAGCACGCTGGCTGGCGGGATCTTCGGGCAGTGCCTTACGCCTCGCGCTTTCGCCAGCAGTTTGCCTTGCGGCAGCTGAAACCGCGCGCTCTTTCGTTCTAACAGGGTTTCCCTGGGCGCTGCCAGCATATGTCTGGACTGAAACCTCGCTCCGGCTGCTCGTGGCGTGGATCGGTCCATTTGGGCTGACCTTCGCGACGCTGGCTGTTGTGTCTGCCTTGTCCCTTTCATTGATTGGCACGCGGCACATGTGGCGGCTCGTGGCGGCGGGCTTCGCGATGGCACTGCTTTTTGCGGCCTATGGTTGGACCTCAGTTCTCGAAAGGACGATGCAAACCAATCCCAGCGGGAAGACGGTTCGCATCGTGCAGCCCAATGAACCTCAGAACGAGAAATGGCTGCCGGAGAACGTCCAGCGGTTCTGGCTGCGCAAACTGGAGCTGACCGAGGGTGACGGGCCGGTGGATCTGGTGATATGGCCCGAAGTATCTTTGCCATATCTGTTGGAGCGCGACGAGGGCGGGCTCTCTCAGATCGGCCAAGCCGCTGGGGGGGCGGCGGTGATCCTCGGTGCGCAGAGGCTTGATGGGAACGATCGGCTGTTGAACAGCTTGGTGATGCTCGATCACGACGGTGAACCGGTGCATATCTATGACAAGCAACACCTCGTACCGTTTGGCGAATACTTTCCAGGTGGTGAACTCGCCCGGCGTCTGGGGTTGGAAGGGCTTGCGACGAATGTGCTTGGAGGTTTCTCCGCCGGAGTGGGGCCACGGCTGCGCGATGCATCAAAGATGGGCTTGGGCAGCTATGTCCCGATGATCTGCTACGAGACGATTTTTCCGCGCTACGCGAGATCAGATGAAGGCCGCGCGGATTGGCTCGTGCAACTGACCAATGACGCTTGGTTCGGAAATTTCGCGGGTCCGCAACAACATCTTCAGCAGGCACGGATGCGTGCGATCGAGCAGGGATTACCCCTTATACGCGCGGCGAATACGGGGATTTCCGCCCTGATTGATCCGCAAGGGCGTATCGTTGCGCGTCTGGATCTGAATGAAACGGGTGCACTGGAGGCTGGACTGCCTGCGTCCTCCGGCCCCACGTTCTATGCTCGGGTGGGGGATTGGCCTGTTTGGGGCTTGATGCTGCTGTGTCTGTCGGGCCTGGCGCTAACCCGCGAACGCTTTGGTCATTGATCTTTATCCCCATTGCAGGTAGCTCGTGTCGATGGGCTGTCACAACGGCTTCCTGGCGTGGCAGCAAAACATTCAATGGAGCACCCCCTGTTATGGCGCGTAAGAACTACGCCTTTACGTCCGAGTCGGTGTCGGAAGGTCATCCCGACAAAGTTTGCGACCGGATCTCCGATGCGATTCTCGATGCTTTTCTGGAAGCTGATCCCGAGGCCCGCGTTGCCTGTGAAACCTTTGCGACGACCAATCGCGTGATCATCGGCGGCGAGGTCGGGATCAACGATCCGAAGCTGCTTGAGGAAACGACCGCCAGGGTCGAAGACATCACGCGCAGCTGTATTCGCGACATCGGCTATGAGCAGGACAAATTCCACTGGAACACGGTGAATATCGACAACTTCCTGCACGAACAGTCCAACCACATCTGGCAGGGTGTTGGCGGGACGGAAAACCGAGAAGAGGGCGCGGGCGATCAAGGGATCATGTTCGGCTATGCTGTCAACGAGACACCGGAACTGATGCCAGCCCCGATCTGTTACGCCCATGCGGTTCTGAAACGGCTTGCCGAGGCCCGCAAGGGCGGCGAGGCGAGGGTTTTGGGACCGGACGCCAAATCGCAATTGACCGTGCGCTACGAAAACGGGGCGCCTGTTGAGGTCAGTTCCATCGTTCTGTCCACTCAGCATCTCGACGAGACGCTGGAATCAAACGATGTGCGGGCGATTGTCGAGCCCTATGTGCGCGAAGAACTGCCCGATGGTTGGATCACCGACAAGACGGAATGGTGGGTCAATCCAACGGGGAAGTTCGTGATTGGTGGTCCGGACGGCGACGCCGGACTGACCGGCCGCAAGATCATCGTGGATACCTATGGGGGATCGGCACCGCATGGTGGAGGTGCGTTTTCCGGAAAGGATCCGACCAAGGTGGACCGTTCGGCTGCCTACGCCGCACGGTATCTGGCGAAGAACGTGGTCGCGTCCGGACTGGCGCATCGCTGCACGATCCAGCTTAGCTATGCGATTGGTGTGGCTAAACCGCTGTCGATTTATGCCGATACGCATGGCACGGGCGAGGTGGACGAGGCACGGATCGAGCAGGCGGTCGCGCAGGTTATGGACCTGACACCCAAAGGTATTCGTACCCATCTGGGACTGAACAGACCGATTTTTGAACGCACCGCCGCTTATGGTCATTTCGGACGCGTCCCTGAAGCGGATGGCGGCTTCAGCTGGGAGCGTACCGATCTGACCGAGGCGCTACGCAAGGCGGTCTAGCGCAACTTTCCTGTCGGCATGACGCCGGCAGGTGAAACAGCCCTTGACCTTTTCGGGTTGTCCTTTCATCCAGCGTTGCATGACTGAACGGACAGCCCCCACTGGCGCCCCGTGGCGCAATTTCTATGGTAGGCGCAAGGGCAAGGGCCTTCGCGACAGCCAGCGGGAATATCTCGACGAAGATCTGATAA is from Qingshengfaniella alkalisoli and encodes:
- the lnt gene encoding apolipoprotein N-acyltransferase; its protein translation is MKSVRRRMLAGAFSGAVAALGHAPFSVPLATVIALACAVALLARADDLRSAAWLGWATGCGYFGVALHWIIEPFLVDVARHGWMAPFALVFMSGGLALFWAGAFATARWLAGSSGSALRLALSPAVCLAAAETARSFVLTGFPWALPAYVWTETSLRLLVAWIGPFGLTFATLAVVSALSLSLIGTRHMWRLVAAGFAMALLFAAYGWTSVLERTMQTNPSGKTVRIVQPNEPQNEKWLPENVQRFWLRKLELTEGDGPVDLVIWPEVSLPYLLERDEGGLSQIGQAAGGAAVILGAQRLDGNDRLLNSLVMLDHDGEPVHIYDKQHLVPFGEYFPGGELARRLGLEGLATNVLGGFSAGVGPRLRDASKMGLGSYVPMICYETIFPRYARSDEGRADWLVQLTNDAWFGNFAGPQQHLQQARMRAIEQGLPLIRAANTGISALIDPQGRIVARLDLNETGALEAGLPASSGPTFYARVGDWPVWGLMLLCLSGLALTRERFGH
- the metK gene encoding methionine adenosyltransferase, whose product is MARKNYAFTSESVSEGHPDKVCDRISDAILDAFLEADPEARVACETFATTNRVIIGGEVGINDPKLLEETTARVEDITRSCIRDIGYEQDKFHWNTVNIDNFLHEQSNHIWQGVGGTENREEGAGDQGIMFGYAVNETPELMPAPICYAHAVLKRLAEARKGGEARVLGPDAKSQLTVRYENGAPVEVSSIVLSTQHLDETLESNDVRAIVEPYVREELPDGWITDKTEWWVNPTGKFVIGGPDGDAGLTGRKIIVDTYGGSAPHGGGAFSGKDPTKVDRSAAYAARYLAKNVVASGLAHRCTIQLSYAIGVAKPLSIYADTHGTGEVDEARIEQAVAQVMDLTPKGIRTHLGLNRPIFERTAAYGHFGRVPEADGGFSWERTDLTEALRKAV